The sequence tctttttcctttgttttttagtatttatttatttttaggagagcacaagcaggggaggggcagagagagggagggggacagaggatctgaagtgggctctgagctgacaggctgacagcagcggcccaatatggggctcgaactcacgaaccgcaagatcatgacctgagctgaggtcagacactcaactgactgaggcacccaggtgcccctgactcttgatttctgcttgggtcatgatctcacagttggtaggattgagccccacatcgggctttgcgctgGGGGCATGGGGCCTGattagaattctttctctctctctctctctctctctctctctctctctctctctgcccctcccccttctccctccctccctctctctgtcccgcttgtcctccctccctctctcttctctcaaaataaataaacattttaaaaaaagagagaagtgttCTGTTGCACCCATCCCATTCAGTGTCACTCACGTTATTAGACTTTTGCTCACTTTGCTGTGCTTTCTTTGAAATTGTGCAAATGAGGAGGTCATGTTATGGTATGTTCTTTGCAGATGGAAGATTCAGAAGGGACAGTGAGACAGATAGGTGCGTTCTCTGAAGGCATCAACAATCTAACGGTAAGTCtataaaatgagtttaaaatgttaattctccaagatatgtttaaaaataatcccaaagggggcgcctgggtggctcagttggttaagcggccgacttcggctcaggtcatgatctcgcggtccgtgagttcgagccctgcatcgggctctgtgctgacagctcagagcctggagcctgcttctggttctgtgtctccctctctctctgaccctcccccattcatgctctgtctctgtctcaaaaattaaataaacgttaaaaaaaaaattaaaaaaataaccccaAAGGACTACATGTTTCATGGAGGATGTGTAGTTCTGAGCTCGTGGCTCCCAGTGTGTGTGACCCCCGTCTCCTTGTTTCCCAGCACATGTTAAAGGAGGACGACATGTTCAGAGACTTCGCCGCCCGTTCCCCCAGTGCCAGCATCACCGACGAGGACTCCAACGTTTAAACCACGGCCCTCAAATGAGCATCAGCAGCCCCTCGCCTTTTCTCCACCTTCTTTCTCAAACACTCACAGAACACAAAGCAAGCAGCAGATTGTTTACTGTCTATTATTCCAACTTCTCATGTGGAGGTGGAAACCGAAAGCAGGGGGTATGTGCCCGTTCTGAAGATGCCACGAAAAAGGAGACACTGGTGAATGAGACGATAAtcgtttttcttctatttaatgtACAAATCTGtgatatattatatttaaagtattgCATTTAATATGAGTGTTTTACCGTCGTGTTGCCATTCCCCTTCACGGTATGCAGGATGTGGGAAGCAGGAAGCAGTCTGTGAATGACTCTGTCACGTCTGCGTCCGTCCGTGTGACAGCACCACAGCCATCAAAGCAGAGCATCGTCTGCTTCCAAAATCAATAGGTGGAATTTCTTTAAGCATTCAGTGTGCCCGCTAAGTGCCAGCCACACCTCCCCTTGCCTCCCGTGgtccttttttatatattttttaaaatatgtgtacatatttaGTACATAGAAAATAGAACTTTTATCTTGTGACATAAGGCAGATGGTGAAAAGCAAACACAGCGATCAGAATTTTCATGGACCAGCTGGTTTCATGGAAAGGTTGGGATGATCTTTCCTTCTCCACAACTGAATTGTAATGCTGTTGATCATTCCAACCAAATTAGTGTATCTGAAATACCCCTCCCTTGATGATACATCACAAAATTGTCGAAGAGTTAAGAAGTTCAACCTTAATCTTGGATCCTTTTACCTCCAAAGGAAGAACTCAAGAGACATTTAAATACTCTTAACTTGAATGCATTCTGGAGTTCCCCCAAAATGTAGACATAGAAATGATTTctgaagaaaccaaaacaaaacgaaaacctTTACAGTATTAAAgcttcttattttcctctttgctaAATAGTTCATTACATCAAAACACTAACTGTCTACCTTATGTTATTGAACGTACATTTCTCAGGCTATCaatgaatgagattttttttttaagaagctgaaTATTTGGACATTTTGTCCCAGGGTTCAATAAGTCTGAGGCTACAACATGAGTTTTATAATGGCTGTATTGCGGTATGAAAATGTAGTTCATGATTGTTGATCGCACAGGGCCCAAATATCATTTATCAAGAAATGACTGTCTATCACTTTTTAAGGGgtattagaaaaattattctatGTTTTATTCACTACTACATCACTTCTCCTAATAGCCAACCTGGGAAAGACAGGTTTTCACAAACTGGCACGGGGGGAGCAGTTCCATATACGCCAGTGGACGTGCTTATAAATTCTGTTTGAATGTCGGTTGTGTGATCTCGCAAGCTATTAGCAAGTTATCAAGCTTTTCAACAAGGGCCTGTCGAACTAAATTGCTGTTTATTCATTACTAAAATGATTTGATGCTAATAATAATCTTTTGCTCCCCACTAGTCGTTTGGTAACTGTATTGGACTCCTTACatattagtgttttattttaatgcaaacaTCTGTCACCATTTGAAAAACAGTTTCTTATCCAAACCTGGTTAACACAATACCAGGAGACTGTTATAGATGCCAAATATTCTTTATTCAGGACAGTGTAACATAACTGATGATATGTGATAAAGTTCAGATTTTTTTGacgatatatattttatttacaaaatgttgtACACTGCTGGTATTaccatatgaaaagaaataaagtcaattGATGATTGCCTCATTTTTGTTGTCTgtgactttattttcctttgttcagaATACCCACGGGGCTTTATTTCTGGTGTAGAGAACAGTGACACAAATTATAATTCACAAACTCCCATACGTTTATTGAGGTGAGGCTTATAGCACGTATCAACAGGTAGAAATGTGAGGACTCAGGAATTTCTGTATGAAAGGAAACAGGCTgctgggctggggcgggggtgaggAATCACGGCAGAGGGGTTATcggaaaagcaaagggaaaggacTCACCAGCAAAGTTGAAGACAGTTGTATGGAAGGAGGTGTATGgttctttaaaaaactgaatgctacttttaatttaagtaaaatcTGAAAAGTGGAAACCTGTCTTGGAAGAGATTGCCAAATATTAAAAGTTGAGTGACTAGAACTAGAGAGGAACAGATGTTTTTGGTGAAGGTTAGTTATCTCTCACTTAATAAGCCAGCAGGAATCTGTATGAATACAACACGCCTCATTGGCAAACAGGGAGACCTAACGTGTTTGCTTAGTTGTGTGTAGATATGCTTAGCTACCCCACATAAATGTGGAGTCGGAAAACTGGGCCCACGTTAACAGATGTGACTTCGTTGTAAGATTTTGAATCTGGAAAAGAAGTCACTCTGAATGAGGATCACACATGTGACCTTCGGAAGCAGTCTTGATGGGTTGCAGAGAACATGGGGCAAAAACCATCACAACAGTTGGCTCTGAAAGACGGCACAGAGGTTTTCAGCGTCGGTGAGGTTGTCAGCGAGGCGATAGTCCATGCGGCTGAGAAACTGAAGGACTATCTTGGATTTGAAGATCCTCTGAGCAACCTGTGCCCAGCTTCAAACACTCTGAATGAGATCTTCTTAATCCACTTTGTCACGTTCTGCCAAGAAAAGGGAGTTGATGAGTGGCTCACCACCACCAAGATGTCCAAGCACCAAGCTGTACTGTTTGGGGCAGACTGGATTTGGACCTTCTGGGGATCCGATAAGCAAATAAGGCTGCAGCTGGCAGTGCAGACCCTGCAGATGTCTACTCTTCCTCCTGTGGTTTCTAAGCCTTGCGACTTCTCACATCCAGAACCCGGGCCAGAGGAGCCTTCCAGGAAGAGAAGTAGATTCGATAAGCTGGAAGATTTCTGTAACTTGATAGGAGAGGATTGCCTGGGCCTATTTATCATCTTTGGTGTGCCAGGAAAGCCCAAAGACATCAGAGGAGTTGTCCTGGACAGTGTCAAAAGTGAGACAGTGAGGGGCCATCTGCCAGGAGCAAAGGCCGTGGCGCAATTTGTCCGGGAAACTGAAGACTGTATCTCCATCAGAGAGCTGCTTGGAAACTGTCTGAGTAAGAAAGATGGGCTGAGAGAGGTGGGCAAGGTTTATATTAGCATCCTCTGAACTGGATGTGCACAATCAGACTGGCCtgtaaggcaaaaagaaaaaatattctaataggCAAGCTCACACACTTGCATCATCCCAGCATGGGatatgtttttttggttttttgtttttttttacaccCACCCTCCATTGAATGAAAATGATCACCTGGGTCAAAAAATATAATGTCATGACTACGGAGAGGGAAAAACCCTGCCTACATTGCAGGGAAAAGTtacaattttctttattcaattttaaaaatgggaggaGGGGATAATAAAGTCACCCTTAAAGTTTGATTTGCTTAAAAAATGCGTCTTTGTTTATTATAATAAGTCTAGAACTTGaaagtgtaaaatatatttttactgctGCGGGTGGAAGGTGGCTGGGGTGAGGTGGTGCCATGCAGTCTCATGGACTACAGAACAGGTTTAATTACATTTACAATACCAGTTTCATTCCAGGACTCCTAGGCAAAACCTCATTCCCCTTTCTTCCCCTAAGCTCTGCCTTTGCTCCCAGCTCATCCCCAGCTGCTTTCTCTGTGCACAGAGGATCTTGGTGGGATTCACTTTGGCACTCACTTGAGTGTCAGCTTTTTCTAGGATTTAAACACAGTGACCCCTATAGCAATCCCTTGTAATGATGATTAACATTTGTTTAGCATTTACAGTAAGTAAAGTGTATTCACTTATAAAAACCATCTTTGCTTAAAAGCCTGGGTAGAATTCTAGTACTTTAAGGGAAGAAAACTAAcagcagaagcaaaaaaaaatgcttaaaagtgaaaatgaaagatTCACTCACATGACTGGTAAATGATTATATGTTAGGCCCTGTCCTGCGCCTTTCCAACCCAGTAGTAAAAAGAACAAGGTCCCTACTCTTGGGCAGTCTCTCTTTTGATGGTGGAAGACTATCCATaagcaaatatatgtgtatatacttaaaaaagtATATCGGGTGTTATGTGAAAATAAAGCGTGGATAAAGGGATCGAGGGTGAGGACGTGCTACTTTATATGGGGTGGGTAAGGGAGACCTCTGAGAAGGGGGTAATTGACCAGAGGTCTCAATGAAGAGGGAAAGCATCAGAGCAGATAAATCTGGGAAAGAATGTTCTAGGCTTAGAGAGCTGTAAAGGCAAAGGGCTAAAACAGGAGTGGAGTTGATGTGATTGAAGCACATACTTGTAAGAACttgattttattctgagtgataAAGGGAGAGAAATGCCTCGATCTGCTTTACAATTCAAAACCCTCACTTGATTGCTGGCTGGAGACTAGATTGTGGGGAGGAAAGAGTGAAAGCAGAGCCCAGGGAGCAGCTAGGAAGCTATTATAATAAGAGGGAAAAGGATCAAAGTGGTACGGGAGGAGGGATGAAAAGGTCAGATCTAGGAATAGTCGAAGGTAAAGCTTACAGCGTTTGCTGATGATTGGATGAAGAATATGAAATGCATCACAATCAGAATGCTGTCTTtacaaatttcttaaatattacgGATGTacgcaaaggaagaaataaagcccTGCACTTTGTGCCTGGAAGGTTAGAATACCCAATTAATGTTTCCTTGGCATATAGTGACCCCTATCTGTAGCAATGCTGTGTAGAGTAAGCTATTAAGAAAGTAGTTAGTATAGTAAAAACAACCTTCAGCTTGAAATCAGATGTAGGTTTGAGTTGAATTATCTAAAGAGCAGAGTCTGGTGACTTaactctttgttttcttatttgtaaatgggACTTACTTCAACTAATACAAAGGAGACAATGCTTGTGACGACATTTTCTATACTAAATTGTAAGCTGATGAAAATGTCGAAGACTCTAATAATACAAATTATAGATATTCATGTTCTAAACAGCTGGAAGATATAAGTCAAAGGCTTaccaagtcttttttaaaaattttacttatttacttttaagtttatttactttgagacagagatagtgggggagggggcgagagagaggggacagagagaattccaagcaggcactgca is a genomic window of Acinonyx jubatus isolate Ajub_Pintada_27869175 chromosome B4, VMU_Ajub_asm_v1.0, whole genome shotgun sequence containing:
- the REP15 gene encoding rab15 effector protein, whose protein sequence is MGQKPSQQLALKDGTEVFSVGEVVSEAIVHAAEKLKDYLGFEDPLSNLCPASNTLNEIFLIHFVTFCQEKGVDEWLTTTKMSKHQAVLFGADWIWTFWGSDKQIRLQLAVQTLQMSTLPPVVSKPCDFSHPEPGPEEPSRKRSRFDKLEDFCNLIGEDCLGLFIIFGVPGKPKDIRGVVLDSVKSETVRGHLPGAKAVAQFVRETEDCISIRELLGNCLSKKDGLREVGKVYISIL